A single window of Methylacidimicrobium sp. AP8 DNA harbors:
- a CDS encoding cation-translocating P-type ATPase, translating into MTIRLRIGGMTCSNCARHVQSALSAVPKVISARVELEKGRATVDVEEGGPSPSSLVEAVRKAGYEAAPADEEEDSSGPWQRGLLVGIVLTPLLFLLPWLVRAPPHAAWVGWLEFALALPVQILTGRPFYQGAYRQLRHGRLDMDVLVSLGSTAAFLLSLYGLLRPAALAHVYFDEAAAILTLVSVGHWLEARVSLRASRTLRTLLSLAPPKARRRLDDGSEEEVLVEDLRKGDLVVLRPGDRVPVDGVLEEGKAVLDESMLTGESQVVEKSAGSPIYAGTINMSRRITLRVSAAGSETVLAHITSVVERAQQSRATIQRLVDRVSNVFVLAVLAVASGTVLGWAWVGLGWETALLRAASVLVVACPCAMGLATPAAILVAANVAARRGVLLRDAQALEKCGRIRKIVFDKTGTLTEPAVGKPVYYGKPQAGVEGLALALAAPSRHPLSQAVARRFSDAPEVELADWEEERGLGVRASYRGEVARLGSLRWLAEIGVRVPPEAEGEADGALGLAVGKELLATFPILTRPKPSAAGVLRGLQERGYEVYLVSGDRAEAAFAFAREVGIPAERTFAEVRPEAKAEIVRRLQAEGGGVAFVGDGINDAPALAQADLGIAVLQATDIARESADVILLRQDIEAIPEILALSAKTLRTIHENLFWAFFYNAAAIPLAVFGVLSPAVCAAAMGLSDLFVVGNALRLSRR; encoded by the coding sequence CCGACTGCGAATCGGCGGCATGACTTGCTCCAACTGCGCCCGGCACGTGCAGAGCGCCTTGAGCGCCGTTCCGAAGGTGATTTCGGCGCGGGTCGAGCTGGAGAAGGGACGGGCGACGGTCGACGTCGAGGAGGGCGGTCCTTCCCCGTCGTCGCTCGTGGAAGCGGTCCGGAAGGCCGGCTACGAGGCCGCGCCGGCGGACGAAGAAGAAGACTCTTCGGGGCCTTGGCAGCGGGGCTTGCTGGTCGGCATCGTGCTCACCCCGCTCCTCTTCCTCCTGCCCTGGCTCGTTCGGGCTCCCCCGCATGCCGCCTGGGTCGGCTGGCTCGAGTTCGCCCTGGCCCTGCCGGTGCAGATCCTCACGGGCCGTCCTTTCTACCAGGGAGCCTACCGGCAGCTCCGCCACGGAAGGCTCGATATGGACGTGCTGGTCTCCTTGGGAAGCACGGCCGCGTTTCTGTTGAGCCTCTACGGCCTCTTGCGGCCGGCGGCACTTGCCCATGTCTACTTCGACGAGGCCGCGGCGATTCTTACCCTGGTCAGCGTGGGTCATTGGCTCGAGGCGCGCGTCTCGCTCCGCGCTTCCCGCACGTTGCGGACGCTTCTGTCGCTGGCTCCGCCCAAGGCGCGCCGGCGGCTCGACGACGGTAGCGAGGAAGAGGTTTTGGTGGAGGATCTCCGAAAGGGCGACTTGGTCGTGTTAAGACCCGGAGATCGCGTCCCGGTCGACGGCGTCCTCGAGGAGGGGAAAGCGGTCCTCGACGAAAGCATGCTCACCGGAGAGTCCCAAGTGGTGGAAAAATCAGCCGGCAGCCCGATTTATGCCGGGACGATCAATATGAGCCGCCGGATCACGTTGCGGGTTTCGGCCGCCGGGTCGGAAACCGTGCTCGCCCACATCACGTCGGTCGTCGAGCGGGCGCAGCAGAGCCGGGCGACGATCCAGCGGCTGGTCGACCGGGTGAGCAACGTCTTCGTGCTTGCGGTGCTCGCGGTGGCCAGCGGAACCGTGCTCGGTTGGGCATGGGTCGGTCTGGGCTGGGAAACGGCTCTGCTGCGGGCCGCGTCCGTTCTCGTCGTCGCCTGCCCCTGTGCGATGGGGCTGGCGACTCCTGCGGCGATCCTGGTCGCCGCCAACGTGGCGGCGCGCCGCGGCGTTCTCCTCCGCGATGCCCAGGCGCTCGAAAAGTGCGGACGGATCCGGAAGATCGTCTTCGACAAGACCGGCACGCTGACCGAGCCGGCCGTAGGGAAGCCGGTCTACTACGGGAAGCCCCAGGCGGGGGTCGAAGGACTGGCGCTGGCGCTGGCCGCCCCGAGCCGCCACCCCCTGAGCCAGGCGGTGGCGAGGCGTTTCTCGGACGCCCCGGAAGTGGAGTTGGCGGACTGGGAGGAGGAACGCGGGCTTGGGGTGCGGGCTTCCTACCGGGGGGAGGTCGCGCGGCTGGGCTCGCTGCGCTGGCTAGCCGAAATCGGCGTTCGGGTCCCGCCGGAGGCGGAGGGAGAGGCGGATGGGGCGCTCGGACTCGCCGTGGGGAAGGAGTTGTTGGCGACCTTTCCGATCCTCACCCGGCCCAAGCCCTCCGCCGCGGGCGTGCTGCGCGGCCTCCAGGAACGGGGCTACGAGGTCTATCTTGTATCGGGCGATCGGGCCGAGGCGGCGTTCGCCTTCGCACGCGAGGTGGGAATCCCGGCAGAGCGGACCTTCGCCGAGGTGCGCCCGGAAGCCAAGGCCGAGATCGTCCGAAGGCTCCAGGCCGAAGGAGGAGGGGTCGCGTTCGTGGGAGACGGGATCAACGATGCCCCGGCCCTCGCCCAGGCCGATTTGGGCATCGCAGTCCTCCAGGCGACCGATATCGCGCGGGAATCGGCCGACGTGATTCTGCTCCGGCAAGACATCGAGGCGATTCCGGAGATTCTGGCCCTGAGCGCCAAGACTCTCCGCACGATTCATGAGAATCTCTTCTGGGCCTTTTTCTACAACGCGGCGGCGATTCCACTCGCGGTCTTCGGAGTGCTCTCTCCGGCTGTCTGCGCGGCGGCGATGGGCCTCTCCGACCTGTTCGTCGTCGGGAATGCCTTGCGACTCTCCCGCCGGTGA
- a CDS encoding phosphatase PAP2 family protein, producing the protein MGWDLWLFYEINTRWTSPLLDRWMPVVSHYHHFRGIVLAGVLALAVFGRFRDRCFLGLVGLCLVVGDMGVTDGIKHLVNRPRPFSVLPGVRLVDEGKISWSDPSRGPQGRSFPSGHAANNAALAYLATAFYGPRFAWVWLWAGLVGYSRVYLGVHYPSDVLAGWLAGAFYGWALSSGAAYAWQRWGSHAFPRLYAAHPRLLYEPRKPRKEPEPPRESNIG; encoded by the coding sequence ATGGGTTGGGATCTCTGGCTCTTTTACGAGATCAACACGCGCTGGACCTCTCCGCTGCTCGACCGCTGGATGCCCGTGGTCTCCCACTACCACCACTTCCGGGGAATCGTGCTCGCGGGCGTTCTGGCCTTGGCCGTCTTCGGCCGCTTTCGGGACCGCTGTTTCCTCGGCCTTGTCGGGCTTTGTCTCGTCGTGGGGGACATGGGTGTGACCGATGGAATCAAGCATCTGGTCAACCGGCCCCGGCCGTTTTCCGTTCTTCCCGGTGTCCGCCTGGTCGACGAAGGAAAGATTTCCTGGTCCGATCCGAGCCGGGGGCCGCAAGGCCGGTCGTTTCCTTCCGGGCACGCGGCAAACAACGCGGCCCTCGCCTACTTGGCGACCGCTTTCTACGGGCCGAGGTTTGCCTGGGTTTGGCTCTGGGCGGGACTGGTGGGCTACTCGCGGGTCTATCTCGGGGTCCACTATCCCTCCGACGTTCTGGCGGGCTGGCTGGCGGGAGCGTTCTACGGCTGGGCGCTGAGCTCCGGGGCCGCCTATGCTTGGCAGCGGTGGGGGAGTCACGCCTTCCCGCGACTCTACGCCGCCCATCCCCGCCTCCTCTACGAGCCGCGGAAGCCGCGAAAGGAGCCGGAGCCGCCGCGGGAGAGCAATATCGGCTAA
- a CDS encoding amidohydrolase family protein, translating to MLISAKAVLLEPGEIVAPGTVRVLGSRIVEVAEDISCRPGEERIVLEDAVLSPGLINAHVHLDYSGLRGKLPSGSFPAWLKEIIRLKAALRRTDLQASLEEGFARLAESGTTGVANIEAFPELLLWAEQFPLRCWWFLELIDVRPHIWSAEATGAVLRFFDQPPGPLGKLGLAPHAPYTVSPELYRLVREAARRFRLPVTTHLSESPEEWEMFYHGDGALLDLVRQAGRTAEKGREISPLQWLDRIGGLAPGMLLVHLNYLADADWALLARRDYSVVHCPKSHAFFSYAPFPLERMLSLGIPICLATDSLASNDSLDLREEIRSARRKHPGIPAERWWEMVTAAPARALGYGGTLGEIRSGAWADLVAFRWKSGLDPWEACCEGREEPLFLMVHGRVLKAEGRWHR from the coding sequence ATGCTCATCTCGGCTAAGGCTGTCCTCCTCGAACCCGGAGAGATCGTGGCTCCCGGTACGGTGCGCGTGCTCGGAAGCCGGATCGTCGAGGTAGCGGAGGATATTTCCTGCCGCCCCGGCGAAGAGCGGATCGTCCTCGAGGACGCCGTTCTCTCTCCGGGCCTGATCAATGCGCACGTCCATCTCGATTACTCGGGCCTTCGCGGAAAGCTACCCTCCGGGTCCTTCCCGGCCTGGCTGAAGGAGATCATCCGCCTCAAGGCCGCCTTGAGGCGGACGGATTTGCAGGCGTCTCTCGAGGAGGGGTTCGCGCGGCTGGCCGAATCCGGCACGACCGGCGTGGCCAACATCGAGGCCTTCCCCGAGCTTCTTCTTTGGGCCGAGCAGTTCCCGCTCCGCTGCTGGTGGTTCCTCGAGCTTATCGACGTCCGCCCTCATATCTGGTCCGCGGAGGCGACCGGCGCTGTGCTCCGCTTCTTCGACCAACCTCCCGGCCCGCTCGGCAAGCTCGGGCTGGCGCCGCATGCGCCCTATACGGTCTCGCCCGAGCTCTACCGGCTGGTCCGGGAGGCCGCCCGCCGCTTTCGGCTTCCTGTGACCACGCATCTGTCCGAGTCGCCCGAGGAGTGGGAGATGTTTTATCACGGAGACGGTGCGCTCCTCGACCTGGTCCGCCAAGCCGGGCGCACGGCAGAGAAGGGGCGGGAGATCTCTCCGCTGCAGTGGCTCGACCGGATCGGCGGCCTCGCTCCCGGAATGCTGCTGGTCCACTTGAACTATTTAGCCGATGCGGACTGGGCCCTGCTGGCACGAAGGGACTACTCTGTCGTCCACTGCCCCAAGTCGCACGCTTTCTTTTCCTACGCTCCTTTCCCTCTGGAGCGGATGCTCTCGCTCGGAATCCCCATCTGCCTGGCGACCGACAGCCTCGCCAGCAACGACTCCCTCGACTTGCGGGAGGAGATCCGGTCGGCCCGCCGCAAGCATCCCGGAATTCCCGCCGAGCGGTGGTGGGAGATGGTGACGGCCGCGCCGGCTCGAGCGTTGGGCTACGGCGGCACCCTGGGCGAGATCCGAAGCGGAGCGTGGGCGGACCTGGTCGCCTTCCGGTGGAAGAGCGGGCTCGATCCGTGGGAAGCCTGCTGCGAGGGCCGGGAGGAGCCGCTCTTCCTCATGGTGCACGGGAGGGTGCTCAAGGCGGAGGGACGCTGGCATCGATGA
- a CDS encoding 8-amino-7-oxononanoate synthase produces MSGEFRAALRRELESLSEAGLYRSLPQPSHKDGKRPWCNFASSDYLGLARHPEVIEAGCRAFRGWGAGLGASRLLCPDASLHRELEARLASWKRRQAALVFSSGYAAAVGTIPVLVGAEDLVLLDRLSHASLIDGARASKATLRVFPHNDMAALGEILLRQRRRFRRVLLVTESVFSMDGDVAPLRELVALKEQHGAWCLVDEAHAEGVFGRTGAGLIEALGLEGRIEVELGTLSKALGSAGGFVAGDRELIDLLVNRARSFVYSTALPGPAVAAAAAALALAIGEEGEERRKRLRERIALFAGGDGSRPPIFPVVYGEERRAVAAAARLREGGIFAPAIRFPTVPKGEARLRISLCAFHTPEEIRALQAELRREEP; encoded by the coding sequence ATGAGCGGGGAATTCCGCGCGGCGCTCCGGAGGGAGCTCGAGAGCCTCTCGGAGGCGGGGCTCTACCGGTCGCTGCCGCAACCATCGCACAAAGACGGCAAGCGGCCCTGGTGCAACTTCGCCTCGAGCGATTATCTCGGGCTCGCCCGACATCCGGAGGTGATCGAGGCGGGCTGCCGGGCATTCCGCGGATGGGGGGCGGGCCTCGGCGCCTCCCGGCTGCTTTGCCCCGATGCGTCGCTGCACCGGGAGCTCGAAGCGCGCTTGGCTTCCTGGAAGCGGCGTCAAGCGGCCCTGGTCTTTTCGAGCGGCTATGCGGCCGCCGTAGGAACGATTCCCGTTCTGGTGGGGGCCGAGGATCTGGTCCTCCTCGACCGGCTCAGCCATGCATCCCTGATCGACGGAGCGCGCGCGAGCAAGGCGACACTGCGCGTCTTCCCCCACAACGATATGGCCGCGCTCGGCGAAATCCTGCTTCGCCAACGGCGGCGCTTCCGGCGGGTGCTGCTGGTGACCGAGTCGGTCTTTTCCATGGACGGTGACGTCGCTCCGTTGCGGGAGCTGGTGGCGCTCAAGGAGCAACACGGGGCCTGGTGCCTGGTGGACGAGGCCCACGCCGAAGGCGTCTTCGGGCGGACCGGAGCGGGGCTTATCGAGGCGCTCGGCTTGGAGGGCCGGATCGAGGTGGAGTTAGGAACCCTTTCGAAGGCGCTGGGATCGGCGGGCGGGTTCGTCGCGGGAGACCGGGAGCTTATCGATCTCTTGGTCAACCGGGCACGCTCCTTCGTCTACTCGACGGCCCTCCCGGGGCCTGCGGTCGCGGCGGCCGCGGCGGCTCTCGCCCTGGCGATCGGGGAGGAGGGAGAGGAGCGGCGGAAGCGGCTGCGCGAGCGCATCGCGCTCTTCGCGGGAGGCGACGGAAGCCGCCCTCCCATTTTTCCGGTGGTCTACGGGGAGGAACGCCGGGCGGTTGCGGCGGCGGCCCGGCTTCGGGAGGGGGGAATCTTCGCACCGGCGATCCGGTTTCCGACCGTTCCCAAGGGGGAGGCCCGGCTGCGGATTTCCCTTTGCGCGTTCCATACGCCGGAGGAGATCCGGGCGCTCCAAGCAGAGCTCCGGAGAGAGGAGCCGTGA
- the bioA gene encoding adenosylmethionine--8-amino-7-oxononanoate transaminase produces the protein MSPAERDRAFVWHPFTSDRPWRDPAYPMPVIVRGEGAYLWDERGNRYWDGNSSIWTNIHGHRHPRLVAAVREQLDRIDHVSFLGLTHPWACELAEKLSVIAGGESGPRYRTFFSDDGATAIEAAVKIVWQYYRQNGQPRRNLFLCLEEGYHGDTAGAMSVGRSRFHRLFQELRFPSASVPSPACYRCPFNRAAAGLRDARLDRRCSWECLRELENALDRHCDRVAALVIEPKVQAAAGMWMHPEGYLRELDRLCRERGILWIADEVFTGLGRLGSWLACGREGVFPDLLCLAKGLTGGMTPLAATLVREEIYEGFRGGRGRAFLHGHSYTANPIGCAAALASLSVFAEERVLERVARRAATLRELAMGFWRHPRVGDVRQEGLVLAVELVERREDRAPFPAEMEVGFRVCERARAYGLLTRPVGDVLVLVPPLCASRDDLAGMVGALERALREELP, from the coding sequence GTGAGCCCCGCGGAGCGAGACAGGGCCTTCGTCTGGCACCCTTTTACGTCCGATCGGCCCTGGCGCGATCCGGCGTACCCGATGCCGGTGATCGTGCGCGGGGAGGGCGCCTATCTGTGGGACGAGAGAGGGAATCGCTATTGGGACGGCAACTCCTCGATTTGGACCAACATCCACGGCCACCGCCATCCCCGCCTGGTGGCAGCCGTCCGGGAGCAGCTGGACCGGATCGACCACGTTTCTTTTCTCGGGCTGACTCACCCCTGGGCGTGCGAGCTTGCCGAAAAGCTGAGCGTCATCGCGGGGGGCGAGAGCGGCCCTCGGTACCGGACTTTTTTTTCGGATGACGGCGCGACGGCGATCGAGGCGGCTGTCAAGATTGTTTGGCAATATTATCGGCAAAACGGCCAACCCCGGCGCAACCTGTTTCTCTGCCTCGAGGAGGGCTACCATGGGGACACCGCGGGGGCGATGAGCGTCGGCCGGAGCCGGTTCCACCGGCTCTTCCAGGAACTCCGTTTCCCTTCGGCTTCCGTTCCTTCGCCGGCGTGCTACCGCTGCCCCTTCAACCGCGCGGCGGCGGGCCTTCGGGATGCGAGGCTCGACCGCCGCTGCTCCTGGGAATGCCTCCGGGAGCTCGAGAACGCGCTCGATCGCCACTGCGATCGAGTCGCCGCGCTGGTGATCGAGCCCAAGGTGCAGGCCGCCGCCGGGATGTGGATGCATCCGGAAGGGTACCTGCGGGAGCTCGACCGGCTCTGCCGGGAACGGGGGATCTTGTGGATCGCCGATGAGGTTTTCACGGGCCTGGGCCGGCTGGGGAGCTGGCTCGCCTGCGGGCGGGAAGGGGTCTTCCCCGACCTGCTCTGCTTGGCCAAGGGGCTCACGGGGGGGATGACTCCCTTGGCGGCCACCCTCGTGCGCGAGGAGATCTACGAGGGATTCCGCGGGGGGCGCGGCCGGGCCTTTCTCCACGGGCACAGCTACACTGCGAACCCGATTGGCTGCGCGGCGGCGCTGGCTTCGCTCTCGGTCTTCGCAGAGGAGAGGGTCCTTGAGCGGGTCGCCCGGCGGGCGGCAACTCTGCGCGAGCTTGCCATGGGGTTCTGGCGGCACCCGCGCGTGGGGGATGTGCGGCAAGAGGGTCTGGTGCTGGCGGTTGAGCTTGTCGAGCGCCGGGAGGATCGGGCACCCTTTCCCGCGGAGATGGAGGTAGGCTTTCGGGTCTGCGAGCGGGCGCGAGCGTACGGTCTTTTGACGCGGCCCGTCGGGGACGTCCTGGTCCTGGTCCCGCCCCTGTGCGCTTCCCGCGACGACCTGGCCGGGATGGTCGGCGCGCTGGAGCGGGCGCTCCGGGAGGAGCTGCCGTGA
- a CDS encoding putative Na+/H+ antiporter — protein MFWSRTVWGGAALSPLRQVLGKALGEDSLRLLEAGIFVLAIVHTFLAPSLHRMGCGRLERARRLESGQQASAANQRMVGELLLFLGHVEVVFGIWVVPLFWILVGVKGWAGAIQRLGLSRDFAEPVFVVAIMAVTSSRPILLCLDRWLQRVAALGRGSVAAWWFFLLTLGTLTGSLVTEAAAMTVTALLLGKRFFSLGPCPALSYATVGLLFANISIGGCLTHFAAPPVFMAARPWGWGTGYMFVHFGAKAIVATVLSSLLYLAVFRKEFARLEAIRRRGPAEQVAPERIPGWITVVHFLFVAWIVAAADTPILCLGGLLFFLSFFRMTRPFQSGLSLRQAVLVGCFLAGLEILGSRQSWWIRPLLERLGETSLLLSVAAIAAFNDNTLVTYLASLIPDLTETSKQTVMAGAMASGGLTVIANAPNPAGQALLSRYFPHGLSPLGLAAGALMPTAIALVLLSP, from the coding sequence ATGTTTTGGTCCCGGACCGTTTGGGGAGGGGCGGCTCTTTCGCCCCTTCGGCAAGTTTTGGGGAAGGCCCTCGGGGAAGATTCCCTTCGGCTTCTCGAAGCGGGGATCTTCGTTCTGGCGATCGTCCATACTTTCCTTGCGCCCTCCCTCCACCGCATGGGATGCGGCCGTTTGGAGCGGGCGCGCCGGCTCGAGTCGGGACAACAGGCGAGCGCGGCGAACCAGCGGATGGTCGGCGAGCTGCTGCTATTCCTGGGCCATGTCGAAGTGGTCTTCGGCATCTGGGTCGTGCCGCTTTTCTGGATTCTGGTCGGCGTCAAGGGATGGGCCGGAGCCATCCAGCGGTTGGGGCTGAGCCGGGATTTCGCAGAGCCGGTCTTCGTGGTTGCGATCATGGCGGTCACCTCAAGCCGGCCGATCCTTCTCTGCCTGGACCGATGGCTTCAACGGGTGGCCGCCTTGGGGCGCGGGTCGGTCGCCGCTTGGTGGTTTTTCCTGTTGACGCTGGGGACCCTGACCGGCTCCCTCGTCACGGAGGCAGCGGCCATGACCGTGACCGCTCTTTTGCTCGGCAAGCGCTTCTTTTCCCTCGGCCCTTGTCCCGCCCTCTCTTACGCGACGGTCGGTCTTCTGTTTGCCAACATATCGATCGGCGGCTGCCTTACCCATTTCGCTGCCCCGCCGGTGTTCATGGCCGCGCGTCCTTGGGGCTGGGGAACCGGATATATGTTCGTCCACTTCGGGGCGAAGGCGATCGTAGCGACCGTGTTGAGCAGCCTGCTTTACCTGGCGGTTTTCCGGAAAGAGTTCGCCCGCCTCGAAGCGATCCGCCGCCGGGGCCCGGCGGAACAAGTCGCCCCGGAACGGATTCCCGGATGGATCACCGTAGTCCATTTCCTCTTCGTTGCTTGGATCGTGGCTGCGGCCGACACGCCGATCCTCTGCCTGGGCGGACTCCTCTTCTTTCTCAGTTTTTTTCGCATGACGCGGCCCTTCCAGAGCGGGCTCTCTCTTCGGCAAGCGGTGCTGGTCGGGTGTTTTCTCGCCGGGCTGGAGATTCTCGGGAGCCGGCAGAGTTGGTGGATCCGCCCGCTCCTCGAGCGGCTCGGCGAAACGAGCCTCCTCTTGAGCGTCGCGGCGATTGCAGCCTTCAACGACAACACGCTCGTGACCTACCTTGCCAGCCTCATCCCCGACCTGACGGAGACCTCAAAGCAGACCGTGATGGCAGGGGCGATGGCCTCCGGGGGACTCACGGTAATCGCCAACGCTCCCAACCCGGCGGGTCAAGCCCTTTTGAGCCGGTACTTCCCGCATGGCCTCTCCCCGCTCGGATTGGCCGCAGGAGCTCTGATGCCCACCGCGATCGCCCTGGTGCTGCTCAGTCCGTAG
- a CDS encoding c-type cytochrome, with amino-acid sequence MIPSVRHVTAGRLFASFVLLFFLSALPLHAKGGRALFLEHCAQCHGADGEGLDPNPPLKDSPWVTGDPERLIRIVLNGYAGRIRVGEEEYTGRMPSWRTILSDGQIASILTYLRSNRGGEKISADQVASVRGKTKGEPTTGPASSCMGGGGRRHCRHHRMGGRMGCGCGN; translated from the coding sequence GTGATCCCTTCCGTTAGACATGTCACCGCCGGCCGGCTCTTCGCCTCTTTCGTCCTGCTGTTCTTTCTCTCGGCTCTCCCGCTGCACGCGAAGGGCGGGCGGGCGCTCTTCCTCGAGCACTGCGCGCAGTGCCACGGCGCCGACGGAGAGGGGCTTGATCCCAATCCTCCGCTCAAAGACTCACCCTGGGTGACCGGCGATCCGGAGCGGCTGATCCGGATCGTTTTGAACGGCTATGCCGGGAGGATCCGCGTCGGAGAAGAGGAGTACACCGGCCGGATGCCTTCGTGGAGAACGATCCTGAGCGATGGGCAAATCGCTTCCATCCTCACCTATCTCCGGTCGAACCGGGGAGGAGAGAAGATCTCGGCCGATCAGGTCGCCTCCGTCCGCGGGAAAACAAAAGGCGAGCCGACCACGGGCCCGGCTTCGAGCTGCATGGGCGGAGGCGGGAGGAGACACTGCCGTCACCACCGCATGGGCGGCCGAATGGGGTGCGGCTGCGGAAACTGA
- a CDS encoding arylamine N-acetyltransferase: protein MSSEDDSIERKLVLAGRGGYCFEHNLLFAEVLRSLGFPVTGLAARVCWNLPENTPSPRTHMVLLVNLDTPCIADVGFGGLTFTAPLRLEPDVVQETRHEPMRILRSADGFLVQVLLGGEWQALYRFDLQPQLPVDYEMANWYVCSHPASRFRKELIAARPDAGCRYALRNGELKIYGIGGKTERRRLASGGEIRRVLESRFRLSLPEEPRLVDLLEMLAAGTLSDPPS, encoded by the coding sequence GTGTCGTCGGAAGATGACTCGATCGAGCGAAAGCTCGTTCTCGCAGGCCGCGGGGGCTACTGCTTCGAGCACAATCTCCTTTTCGCCGAGGTCTTGCGCTCGCTCGGCTTTCCGGTCACCGGCCTAGCAGCCCGCGTCTGTTGGAACCTTCCCGAAAATACCCCGTCCCCTCGAACGCATATGGTTCTTCTCGTAAACCTGGACACACCCTGCATCGCCGACGTCGGATTCGGAGGGCTTACTTTCACCGCTCCTCTCCGCCTTGAGCCCGATGTCGTTCAGGAGACCCGCCACGAACCGATGCGGATCCTCCGCTCCGCGGACGGCTTTCTTGTGCAAGTCCTCCTTGGCGGGGAGTGGCAGGCCCTCTATCGATTCGACCTGCAGCCGCAACTTCCGGTCGACTATGAGATGGCCAACTGGTATGTCTGCTCCCATCCGGCCTCCCGGTTCCGCAAGGAGCTCATCGCTGCGCGGCCGGACGCCGGCTGCCGGTATGCGCTTCGAAACGGCGAGCTGAAGATTTATGGGATCGGGGGAAAGACGGAGCGCCGTCGGCTGGCGAGCGGCGGGGAGATCCGGCGGGTGCTCGAAAGCCGGTTCCGGCTCTCGCTGCCCGAAGAGCCGAGGCTTGTCGATCTCTTGGAGATGTTGGCCGCAGGCACCCTGTCCGACCCGCCGTCTTGA
- a CDS encoding integrase core domain-containing protein produces MAVKRAKTPAAVRSFLQALAKAAPVKIRTILTDNGKEFTDQVFGQEPKDATGSHEFDALCQALGIEHRLTKPKSPRTNGMVERFNGRLAQILRTHHFQSSLDLKTTLHRYAWLYNEHHPQKSLNHQTPLQALKTWQQSHPHLFQKAVRNHAGPDS; encoded by the coding sequence TTGGCGGTCAAGCGTGCAAAGACCCCAGCGGCCGTCCGCAGCTTTCTCCAGGCGCTGGCCAAGGCGGCACCCGTGAAAATCCGAACCATCCTCACCGATAACGGCAAGGAGTTCACCGATCAGGTCTTCGGCCAAGAACCCAAGGATGCCACCGGATCCCATGAGTTCGACGCGCTCTGCCAAGCATTGGGAATCGAGCACCGCCTGACCAAGCCAAAGTCGCCTCGCACCAATGGCATGGTGGAGCGCTTCAACGGAAGACTGGCGCAGATCCTCCGTACTCATCACTTCCAAAGCTCCCTCGACCTGAAAACCACGCTCCACCGCTACGCCTGGCTCTACAACGAACACCACCCTCAAAAATCGCTCAATCACCAAACCCCACTTCAGGCCCTCAAAACATGGCAACAATCCCATCCGCATCTCTTCCAAAAAGCAGTACGCAATCATGCGGGACCTGACAGCTAA